The following coding sequences are from one Humulus lupulus chromosome X, drHumLupu1.1, whole genome shotgun sequence window:
- the LOC133807166 gene encoding putative pentatricopeptide repeat-containing protein At5g09950, translating into MYHPWSRRFFGTTLNRTTPYCSTASPVVSPINSFFFKPQIPTPLLLSLSLSPFRNFPVKYNSSQPPSCQNYEFITSQYAYEKSELLATQFRNSCTLDDAKTLHLQILKNGFTSDIFLYNTLINIYVRISNLVWARQLFDEMPERNCVTWASLITGYTKNGMLNEACLHFKRMISDSFLPNHYAFGSALQACQDSGPPMLTLGLQVHGLLSKTRYALDVVVANVLISMYGRCLGSINDARRVFDETKIKNSISWNSIISVYCHRGDAVSAFELFSRMQTQGFRFSLKPNEFTFGSLIPSACCLANSSSSMLEQMLARVKKSGFLQDLYVGSALVSGFSKSGLVDYALQIFEQMGDRNSVSMNGLMVGLVRQKRGEEAAEIFTYMKELVGPNMDSYVVLLSSFAEFSDLEVGKRKGQEVHAYVILTGLVDIKVAIGNGLVNMYAKCGAITDACSVFKHMIDKDLVSWNTMISGLDQNGCFEDAVMSLCDMRRFGLLPSNFTLISALSSCASLGWIMLGQEIHCEALKLGLDMDVSVSNALLLLYAEAGCLTECHKVFFLMPEYDQVSWNSIIGALADSEATALEAVKYFMAMMRAGWTLNRVTFINILGAISSVSLSEPLQQIHAVVLKYPIANDCAIENALLACYGKCGEIEHCEKIFSRMSERRDEVSWNSMISGYIHNELLPKAIDLVWFMMQKGQRLDSFTFATVLSACASVATLERGMEVHASAIRACLESDVVVGSAIVDMYAKCGRIDYASRFFEWMPIRNVYSWNSMISGYARHGHGDKALKLFIQMKLHDQLPDHVTFVGVLSACSHVGLVDEGFKHFKSMSEVYGLAPQMEHYSCMVDLLGRAGELKKIEDFMTKMPFKPNVLIWRTILGACGRTNGRYTELGQRAAEMLLKLEPQNGVNYVLLANLYASGEKWEDVAKARMAMRKASVKKEAGCSWVTMKDGVHVFVAGDKSHPEKELIYEKLKELNKKMRDAGYVPEIKFALYDLEMENKEEILSYHSEKLAVAFVLTRKSELPIRIMKNLRVCGDCHSAFKYISKIVGRKIVLRDSNRFHHFDDGRCSCGDYW; encoded by the coding sequence ATGTACCACCCATGGTCTCGCAGGTTTTTTGGGACTACCCTTAACAGAACAACTCCATACTGTTCTACTGCCTCACCTGTTGTCTCTCCAATCAACTCTTTCTTCTTCAAACCTCAAATTCCTACTCCTCTACTCCTTTCCCTTTCTCTTTCTCCTTTCAGAAACTTCCCTGTTAAGTACAATTCATCCCAACCACCCTCTTGTCAAAATTATGAATTTATCACTTCTCAATACGCATATGAAAAGAGTGAACTTCTTGCTACTCAATTCCGGAATTCTTGTACCTTAGATGACGCTAAGACCCTTCATTTACAAATTCTCAAAAATGGGTTTACTTCTGATATATTTTTGTACAATACCCTTATCAATATCTATGTTAGGATCAGTAATTTGGTTTGGGCACGTCAGCTGTTTGATGAAATGCCTGAGAGGAACTGTGTTACGTGGGCTAGTTTGATTACAGGCTATACCAAGAATGGTATGCTAAATGAGGCATGCTTGCATTTCAAAAGGATGATTTCTGATAGTTTTTTACCCAATCATTATGCATTTGGTAGTGCCCTTCAAGCTTGTCAAGATTCTGGACCACCCATGCTTACACTTGGACTGCAAGTTCATGGGTTACTCTCCAAAACACGGTATGCCTTAGACGTGGTGGTTGCCAATGTGCTGATTTCAATGTATGGACGTTGTTTGGGGTCTATTAATGATGCCAGGCGTGTTTTTGATgagacaaaaataaaaaattcaatatCTTGGAATTCTATCATTTCTGTTTATTGCCATAGAGGGGATGCAGTTTCTGCATTTGAGCTCTTTTCTAGAATGCAAACACAAGGTTTCAGATTTAGTTTGAAGCCCAATGAGTTTACTTTTGGTAGCTTAATACCTTCTGCTTGCTGTTTGGCCAATTCTAGTTCAAGTATGTTAGAGCAAATGTTGGCCAGAGTGAAAAAATCTGGATTCTTACAGGATTTGTATGTAGGTAGTGCTTTGGTCAGTGGATTTTCAAAGTCTGGCTTAGTTGATTATGCTTTGCAGATATTCGAGCAGATGGGTGATAGAAATTCAGTCTCTATGaatggtttaatggttggattggtAAGACAAAAACGGGGAGAAGAAGCGGCTGAAATTTTTACATATATGAAGGAATTGGTTGGACCAAACATGGATTCATACGTGGTTCTCTTAAGTTCTTTTGCTGAATTTTCCGATTTGGAGGTAGGAAAGAGAAAAGGTCAAGAGGTTCATGCATATGTTATCCTCACTGGTTTGGTAGATATCAAGGTTGCAATTGGAAATGGGCTTGTTAACATGTATGCTAAATGTGGGGCTATTACTGATGCTTGCTCAGTTTTCAAACATATGATTGACAAAGATTTAGTCTCATGGAACACCATGATTTCTGGCCTTGACCAGAATGGGTGTTTTGAAGATGCAGTAATGAGTTTGTGTGATATGAGAAGATTTGGTTTGCTTCCTTCAAATTTTACATTAATTAGTGCTTTGAGTTCGTGTGCAAGTTTGGGATGGATCATGCTTGGTCAAGAAATACACTGTGAAGCACTCAAATTAGGTCTTGATATGGATGTTTCGGTTTCAAATGCTCTTCTTTTACTGTATGCTGAGGCAGGGTGTCTTACTGAGTGCCATAAAGTTTTCTTCTTGATGCCAGAGTATGATCAAGTATCATGGAATTCTATAATTGGTGCTTTAGCTGATTCTGAGGCCACAGCTTTAGAAGCTGTAAAGTATTTCATGGCCATGATGCGGGCTGGATGGACACTAAATAGAGTAACTTTTATAAACATTCTTGGAGCAATTTCATCTGTTTCACTTAGTGAGCCTCTTCAGCAGATTCATGCTGTAGTATTAAAATACCCTATCGCAAATGACTGTGCTATTGAGAATGCACTTTTGGCTTGCTATGGAAAGTGTGGAGAGATAGAGCACTGTGAGAAAATTTTCTCTAGAATGTCAGAGAGGAGGGATGAAGTAAGTTGGAATTCCATGATATCTGGATACATACACAATGAGCTCTTGCCTAAGGCCATAGATTTAGTGTGGTTTATGATGCAGAAAGGTCAAAGATTGGACTCCTTTACCTTTGCTACTGTCCTCAGTGCATGTGCCTCTGTTGCCACATTAGAACGTGGCATGGAAGTTCATGCTAGTGCTATAAGAGCTTGTTTAGAATCTGATGTTGTTGTGGGAAGTGCGATTGTTGACATGTACGCAAAATGTGGAAGAATTGATTATGCTTCGAGATTTTTTGAATGGATGCCCATAAGAAATGTGTATTCATGGAATTCAATGATATCAGGGTATGCTCGCCATGGACATGGAGACAAAGCTTTGAAGCTTTTTATACAAATGAAGCTGCATGATCAATTACCAGATCATGTCACATTTGTGGGGGTATTATCAGCTTGTAGCCATGTAGGTTTGGTAGATGAAGGATTCAAACATTTTAAATCCATGAGTGAAGTATATGGTTTGGCTCCTCAGATGGAGCACTATTCATGTATGGTTGATCTTCTTGGGCGGGCAGGTGAACTTAAGAAGATAGAGGACTTTATGACTAAAATGCCTTTCAAGCCTAATGTTCTTATTTGGAGGACAATTCTAGGGGCTTGCGGTAGAACTAATGGCCGTTATACAGAGCTAGGGCAGAGAGCTGCAGAAATGCTTTTGAAATTAGAGCCACAAAATGGAGTGAATTATGTGCTTCTTGCTAACTTGTATGCATCTGGGGAAAAGTGGGAGGACGTGGCAAAGGCTAGAATGGCAATGAGGAAGGCATCAGTGAAGAAAGAAGCTGGGTGTAGCTGGGTGACAATGAAAGATGGGGTTCATGTTTTTGTAGCTGGAGACAAATCACACCCAGAGAAAGAATTGATATATGAAAAGTTGAAGGAACTTAACAAGAAAATGAGGGATGCTGGCTATGTCCCTGAAATAAAATTTGCACTTTATGACCTTGAGATGGAGAATAAGGAAGAAATTTTGAGTTATCATAGTGAGAAGCTTGCAGTTGCTTTCGTTCTCACTCGCAAGTCAGAGTTGCCTATTAGGATTATGAAAAATCTCCGAGTTTGTGGTGACTGCCACTCTGCCTTCAAATATATATCAAAGATTGTTGGTCGAAAAATAGTATTGCGAGATTCAAACAGATTTCATCATTTTGATGATGGCCGGTGTTCATGTGGAGATTACTGGTAA
- the LOC133805697 gene encoding L10-interacting MYB domain-containing protein-like, translated as MESEAGNQPKHERSRTRWTASLDKIFADLVVKQIQLGNRPNNVFDKKTWNHIRDEFNKQTDLNFNNNQLRKHLDVLRTRFYNLKSSYDQSNDFTLDETCCIGFDLWEDIGPQQPRPEAIKVKDCPIYEQLCTIFTDSSADGKYAQSSHYEELDKSAGMENGVLSSCPEKEIPHSENLLPPPLRPAQVNMPSAAKVVKVAADKKKKRPSETESSNDQSRRDQDICDAMVRTMLDMLAASKSRGVATAPSDKKFTITNCIKALDEIEGIDQLTYFAALDLFGDPNIRETFLSSKDKNTQLTWLQGKCAKTTPN; from the exons ATGGAGAGTGAAGCTGGTAATCAGCCCAAGCATGAACGTTCAAGGACAAGGTGGACAGCATCTCTTGATAAGATATTTGCAGATTTGGTTGTGAAGCAAATTCAACTAGGTAACAGACCCAACAATGTTTTTGACAAAAAGACATGGAACCATATTCGTGATGAATTTAATAAGCAAACGGATCTCAACTTCAACAATAATCAACTGAGGAAGCACTTGGATGTTCTGAGGACTCGCTTTTACAATTTGAAGTCAAGTTATGATCAGAGTAATGATTTCACTTTAGATGAGACATGTTGCATTGGTTTTGATCTGTGGGAAGACATTGGG CCGCAACAACCTAGGCCTGAAGCTATCAAAGTGAAGGACTGTCCCATATATGAGCAGCTATGCACAATATTTACAGATTCGTCAGCTGATGGGAAGTACGCCCAATCTAGTCACTACGAAGAATTGGACAAGTCTGCTGGAATGGAAAATGGGGTTTTAAGTTCATGTCCAGAAAAGGAGATCCCTCATTCTGAAAACTTGCTGCCACCACCACTGAGACCTGCACAAGTAAACATGCCATCAGCAGCAAAGGTAGTTAAGGTAGCTGCTGATAAGAAAAAGAAACGTCCATCTGAGACTGAGTCTTCAAACGATCAATCTAGAAGGGATCAAGACATATGTGATGCTATGGTGCGGACCATGTTAGATATGCTTGCTGCTTCGAAGTCCAGGGGGGTTGCAACAGCACCTAGTGATAAAAAATTCACCATAACCAATTGCATCAAAGCATTGGATGAGATTGAAGGCATTGATCAACTTACCTATTTTGCTGCATTGGACCTCTTTGGGGACCCTAACATAAGAGAGACTTTCTTATCTTCGAAAGACAAAAATACGCAGTTGACATGGTTGCAAGGGAAGTGTGCTAAAACTACCCCTAATTAG